The proteins below are encoded in one region of Daucus carota subsp. sativus mitochondrion, complete sequence:
- the ccmFc gene encoding cytochrome c biogenesis FC — translation MVQLHNFFFFITSMVVPRGTAAPVLLKWFVSRDVPTGAPSSNGTIIPIPIPSFPLLVYLHSKKFIRSTDGAKSGVLVRASRPILLPDIIGRSSSETRARNALFRFVPAFHFLLLESKGDFSYLESFCGVLRLLFFRTFFSLPRDRSAKRERARRRKRQTLRPNGNQQRRNDKMRCPGHPHLEGRVEGFGPVAFPVPPSSGGACVGGAQPEIGLEALTLPTSRQLMAVGHDYYKKAPMKMNISHGGVCICMLGVLLSSTNTKKIQFTQRLPLGSELHMGKERCCLRGLDHLHGPTSHSICGNLMIYTPSLTNDRLRFEHDESLRADLLPINFPASYENGKLEHFLHRWMKNREHKNLWLTMFPEKRYFRETTNTTEVAIHTNPFTDLYAPIGTGSSRTGGWYTTIMKLPFLFFIRIGFLLASLGGSHSLLRQLQKDKLRWNRKGSAEFIIA, via the exons ATGGTCCAACTACATAACTTTTTCTTTTTCATTACTTCCATGGTCGTGCCTCGTGGCACGGCAGCGCCCGTACTATTGAAATGGTTCGTCAGTAGAGATGTTCCCACAGGTGCCCCTTCTTCCAATGGTACTATAATTCCTATTCCTATCCCTTCATTCCCTCTTTTGGTCTATCTACATTCCAAGAAATTCATACGCTCCACGGACGGAGCAAAAAGTGGAGTCTTGGTCAGAGCAAGCCGCCCCATTCTATTACCAGACATAATTGGGAGAAGCTCATCCGAAACTAGAGCTAGAAACGCCTTATTTCGTTTCGTTCCCGCTTTTCATTTCCTTCTTCTCGAATCCAAAGGGGACTTCTCCTATTTAGAATCTTTCTGCGGTGTGCTCCGTTTACTATTCTTTCGTACTTTCTTCTCTTTACCACGCGATAGGTCAGCGAAGCGTGAGCGGGCGCGGAGAAGGAAACGCCAAACACTTCGGCCTAACGGGAATCAGCAACGACGAAATGACAAGATGAGGTGCCCCGGGCACCCCCATTTAGAAGGAAGGGTCGAAGGTTTTGGGCCTGTAGCTTTCCCCGTCCCCCCCTCGTCGGGCGGTGCTTGTGTGGGGGGTGCGCAACCAGAAATCGGGCTTGAAGCTCTCACCTTACCAACGAGCCGACAGCTGATGGCTGTTGGTCACGACTACTACAAAAAAGCTCCAATGAAGATGAATATTTCACATGGAGGAGTGTGCATCTGTATGTTGGGTGTTCTTCTGTC GTCAACTAACACAAAGAAGATACAGTTCACTCAACGATTGCCTTTGGGTTCCGAACTCCATATGGGAAAGGAGCGTTGTTGTTTGCGGGGTCTCGATCATTTACATGGACCCACTTCTCATTCCATTTGTGGGAATTTGATGATCTATACACCGTCCCTAACGAACGATCGGCTCAGGTTTGAGCATGATGAATCACTTCGTGCCGACCTGTTGCCAATAAACTTTCCGGCCTCATATGAGAATGGAAAACTGGAGCATTTTCTGCATCGGTGGATGAAGAATCGAGAACATAAGAATTTATGGTTGACCATGTTCCCAGAAAAAAGATACTTTCGAGAAACGACGAACACGACTGAAGTGGCTATACATACAAATCCATTTACGGATCTATATGCTCCGATTGGAACTGGAAGTTCCAGAACAGGTGGCTGGTATACTACCATAATGAAACTTCCTTTTCTTTTTTTTATTCGGATCGGATTTCTGTTGGCTTCGTTGGGGGGCTCGCATAGTTTGTTACGTCAGCTCCAAAAGGATAAGTTGCGTTGGAATCGAAAAGGTTCCGCGGAGTTCATAATTGCATAA
- the nad4 gene encoding NADH dehydrogenase subunit 4, which produces MLEYFCECYSDLSGPILCPVLGSITPLFIPNSRIRPIRLIGLCASLITFLYPPVLRIQFDPSTAKSQFVESLRWLPYENIHFYLGIDGISLFFVILTTFLIPICISVGWSGMRSYGKEYITASLIREFLMIAVFRMLDPLLFYVFPESVPIPMFIIIGVWGSRQRKIKAAYQFFLYTLLGSVFMLLAILLILLQTGTTDLQISLTTEFSERRQIFLWIASFASFAVKVPMVPVHIWSPEAHVEAPTAGSVILAGIPLKLGTYGFLRFSIPMFPEATLCSTPFIYTSSAIAIIYTSSTTLRQIDLKKIIAYSPVAHMNLVTIGMFSRNIQGIGGSIPPMSSHGLVPSALFLCVGVLYDRHKTRLVRYYGGSVSTMPNLPTIFFSSTLANMSSPGTSSFIGEFLILVGAFQRNSLVATLAALGMILGAAYSLWLYNRAVSGNLKPDFLHKFSDPNGREVSIFIPFLVGLVRMGVHPKVFPDRMHTSVSNLVQHGKFN; this is translated from the exons ATGTTAGAATATTTCTGTGAATGCTATTCTGATCTAAGTGGTCCTATTCTGTGTCCCGTGCTAGGAAGCATTACTCCTCTTTTCATTCCAAATTCAAGAATACGGCCGATACGATTGATTGGTCTGTGTGCCTCTCTTATTACTTTTTTGTATCCCCCTGTTCTTCGGATACAATTCGATCCTTCTACGGCCAAATCTCAATTTGTGGAAAGCCTTCGATGGCTTCCTTATGAAAACATTCATTTTTATTTGGGTATAGACGGTATCTCTTTATTCTTCGTGATATTGACCACATTTCTGATCCCTATTTGCATTTCAGTGGGCTGGTCTGGTATGAGAAGTTATGGGAAAGAGTATATTACAGCATCTCTAATTCGTGAATTTCTAATGATCGCCGTGTTCCGCATGCTGGATCCTCTACTATTCTATGTTTTTCCCGAAAGCGTGCCAATCCCGATGTT CATTATTATAGGGGTATGGGGTTCGAGACAAAGAAAGATCAAGGCAGCATATCAGTTTTTCCTTTATACTTTACTTGGATCTGTTTTTATGCTATTAGCTATTCTGTTGATTCTTCTCCAAACAGGAACCACCGATTTACAAATATCATTAACCACAGAATTTAGTGAGCGGCGCCAAATCTTTCTATGGATTGCTTCTTTCGCCTCTTTCGCCGTCAAAGTGCCTATGGTACCAGTTCATATTTGGTCACCCGAAGCTCATGTAGAGGCGCCTACGGCAGGATCCGTCATCTTGGCAGGAATTCCTTTAAAATTGGGAACCTACGGGTTTTTAAGATTTTCAATACCCATGTTTCCCGAAGCAACACTTTGTTCCACTCCTTTCATTTATACTTCAAGCGCGATTGCTATAATATATACTTCCTCGACCACTTTAAGACAGATCGATCTTAAGAAGATCATTGCTTACTCCCCAGTAGCTCATATGAATCTGGTGACTATTGGTATGTTTAGTCG GAACATACAGGGAATTGGAGGTAGCATTCCACCGATGTCAAGTCATGGACTGGTTCCCTCAGCCCTTTTTCTATGTGTTGGTGTTCTATATGACCGACATAAGACTCGACTTGTTAGATATTACGGAGGTTCAGTGAGCACCATGCCGAATCTCCCTACCATTTTCTTCTCTTCCACTTTGGCCAATATGAGTTCACCTGGTACTAGCAGCTTTATCGGGGAATTTCTCATCTTAGTAGGAGCTTTCCAAAGAAATAGCTTAGTAGCCACATTAGCAGCGCTTGGGATGATTTTAGGTGCGGCGTATTCCCTTTGGCTATATAATCGTGCGGTTTCTGGGAATTTAAAACCCGATTTCCTCCATAAATTCTCCGATCCAAATGGCAGAGAAGTTTCCATATTTATACCTTTTCTTGTTGGA CTTGTTCGGATGGGTGTTCACCCCAAAGTGTTCCCGGACCGCATGCATACATCCGTAAGTAACTTAGTGCAACATGGCAAATTTAATTGA
- the rpl5 gene encoding ribosomal protein L5, translating to MFPLHLNYEDVSRQDLLLKPNHANVMEVPGSCKIRVVPKAAPSDFIIKNGKFAMEIPCGQKLIQKIRASTGKSFRSNPFLGSNKGSVSNLDLARQSALRGHGMSHFLFRISTVMSLLDSPVEIRENSIQFSMETEFCELSPELGEHFEIFEHIRGFNATIVTSANTQDETLPLWSGFLKKEERVPWGYTN from the coding sequence ATGTTTCCACTCCATTTGAATTACGAAGATGTATCACGTCAGGATCTGCTGCTCAAACCGAATCACGCCAACGTTATGGAAGTTCCTGGATCGTGTAAAATAAGAGTAGTACCAAAGGCGGCACCTTCTGATTTCATAATAAAAAATGGAAAATTTGCTATGGAGATTCCGTGCGGTCAAAAATTAATACAGAAAATAAGGGCTTCGACAGGAAAGTCGTTTCGATCCAATCCATTCTTGGGCTCAAATAAGGGGTCTGTCAGTAACCTAGACCTAGCACGACAAAGCGCTCTCCGAGGGCATGGAATGTCTCATTTTTTGTTCAGAATCTCCACAGTAATGTCTCTGTTAGATTCTCCGGTCGAAATACGGGAAAACTCCATTCAATTCTCGATGGAAACGGAGTTTTGCGAATTATCCCCGGAACTGGGAGAGCATTTCGAGATCTTCGAACATATTCGAGGGTTCAACGCGACTATTGTCACTTCGGCGAACACACAAGATGAAACTTTACCACTGTGGAGCGGCTTTTTGAAAAAAGAGGAAAGAGTTCCTTGGGGATATACGAATTAG
- the rps1 gene encoding ribosomal protein S1 — MMTIYLSRSFPRSNSSFFLCSGNALQSEVLRLREDIFLMDAGLGTPRICMQDEPTGVPINRTTRFENKVGSLDLVAGESLIKKHILERFFIDLVAGESLIKERAAARFNKLVGSTDLVAGEPLLLLPRRFRKNRAWMKLNKIWRTNTKVKGLICRKIKGGYSVAIAGFLTFLPFRHSRKRKSFPRFTIESINPKKVVTVKKVVTVVVF, encoded by the coding sequence ATGATGACCATCTATTTGAGTCGATCATTTCCAAGATCTAATTCAAGTTTTTTCTTATGTAGTGGAAACGCCTTACAATCTGAAGTTTTACGCTTAAGGGAAGACATTTTCTTGATGGATGCAGGACTTGGGACCCCCAGAATTTGTATGCAAGATGAGCCTACAGGAGTGCCAATCAACCGAACCACCAGGTTTGAGAATAAGGTGGGATCCCTGGATCTAGTGGCCGGTGAATCACTGATCAAAAAGCATATTTTGGAGAGATTCTTCATCGATCTAGTGGCCGGTGAATCGCTGATCAAAGAGCGAGCAGCCGCCAGGTTTAATAAATTGGTGGGATCCACAGATCTAGTGGCTGGTGAACCGCTTCTTCTTCTTCCACGAAGATTCAGAAAAAACCGAGCTTGGATGAAACTGAACAAGATTTGGCGAACGAATACAAAGGTAAAAGGCCTTATTTGTCGTAAAATCAAAGGAGGTTATTCAGTAGCCATCGCAGGCTTTCTTACTTTTCTGCCTTTCAGGCACTCTCGTAAAAGGAAATCTTTTCCTCGATTCACCATTGAAAGCATTAACCCCAAAAAGGTGGTTACTGTTAAAAAGGTGGTTACTGTTGTGGTGTTCTAA
- the nad3 gene encoding NADH dehydrogenase subunit 3: protein MSEFAPICIYLVISPLVSLIPLGVPFLFASNSSTYPDKLSAYECGFDPFGDARSRFDIRFYLVSILFIIPDPEVTFSFPWAVPLNKIDPFGSWSMMAFLLILTIGSLYEWKRGASDRE, encoded by the coding sequence ATGTCAGAATTTGCACCTATTTGTATCTATTTAGTGATCAGTCCGCTAGTTTCTTTGATCCCACTCGGTGTTCCTTTTCTATTTGCTTCCAATAGTTCGACCTATCCAGACAAACTGTCGGCCTACGAATGTGGTTTCGATCCTTTCGGTGATGCCAGAAGTCGTTTTGATATACGATTTTATCTTGTTTCAATTTTATTTATTATCCCTGATCCGGAAGTAACCTTTTCCTTTCCTTGGGCAGTACCTCTCAACAAGATTGATCCGTTTGGATCTTGGTCCATGATGGCCTTTTTATTGATTTTGACGATTGGATCTCTCTATGAATGGAAAAGGGGTGCTTCGGATCGGGAGTAA
- the rps12 gene encoding ribosomal protein S12 → MPTLNQLIRHGREEKRRTDRTRASDQCPQKQGVRPRVPTRTPKKPNSAPRKIAKVRLSNRHDIFAHIPGEGHNLQEHSMVLIRGGRVKDSPGVKSHCIRGVKDLLGIPDRRSGRSKYGAEKPKSI, encoded by the coding sequence ATGCCTACATTAAATCAATTGATTCGTCATGGTAGAGAAGAAAAACGGCGCACGGACCGTACTCGAGCTTCGGATCAATGTCCCCAGAAGCAAGGAGTACGCCCGCGTGTACCAACGAGAACACCAAAAAAACCTAATTCAGCTCCACGTAAGATAGCCAAAGTACGGTTGAGCAATCGACATGATATATTTGCTCACATTCCAGGCGAAGGTCATAATTTGCAGGAACATTCTATGGTCTTAATAAGAGGAGGTAGAGTGAAAGATTCGCCAGGTGTGAAATCCCATTGTATTCGAGGAGTCAAGGATTTGCTGGGAATTCCGGATCGAAGAAGCGGCAGATCAAAATATGGTGCAGAAAAACCCAAATCGATATGA